The following DNA comes from Frankia casuarinae.
GTCACCCGGGACTCGACCTCCGAGCGGGTCCGCTTGGCCGCCGCCTTGCGCACGCCGTAGCTGAACGCCGCGACGCGCACCATCGGGCCGCCGAGCGTCGCCGCGAACAACGACGTCAGCGAGGAGACGTTGGTCGTGATCGACTGCACGTTCGCCGTGATCGCGTCGACCCGGTCGAGTTCCTTGTTGACATGCGAGAGCGCCAGATTGACCTCGTCGACCGTCGCGCCGGCCTGCCTGACCCGGGCGGTTCCCTCGTCGAGGGCGAGACCGGTCTGACGTACCCGGGCCGCGGCCTCATCGAAGATCTTACCGAGCTTGAGCAGGACGTAACAGCCGAAGAGGACGAGCACCGCGAACGCGCCCGACGCGATCAGGCCCGCGACCGCACCACCGGACATATGTGCTCCTGCCTCCATCGTCGTTGGGCCGGTCCCACCCCACCCGATTCGATCCGCCGTGCCGCGGGCGCCACCCAGCCGACGCTCCTGGAGTGACCTTACCGAGACGGCTACCGGGGCCACGGGTAGCCCCCACGAGAGGAGTCAGGACGGCGAGGAGGGCGGTGGGGAGGGCGGTGGGGACGAGCCCGGGGACGGCGGTGGGTCACCGCGCACGACGCCACGCAGCTCATGGACCCGATCGGCCGCGCGGCGCTCGAAGCCGTTACCGCTCGGCTGGTAGTAGTCGGTCGAGGTCAGCCCGTCCGGCGGGTACTGCTGACGCACGACGTTGCCGGGGGCCTCGTGCGGGTACCGGTAGCCCGCGCCGTGGCCGACCCGCCGCGCGCCGCGGTAGTGGGCGTCGCGCAGATGCGCGGGCACCGGTCCGGCCCGCCCGGCACGAACATCCGAGGTGGCGGCGTCGATCGCCCGGATCACCGCGTTCGACTTGGGCGCCAGCGCCAGGTGGATGACCGCCTGCGCGAGCGCCAGGCGGGCCTCGGGCAGGCCAACGAACTCCAGCGCCTGACTGGCCGCGACCGCGACACCGAGCGCGCCCGGATCGGCCATGCCAATATCCTCACTGGCAAGGATGATCATCCTCCGGGCGACGAACCGGGGATCCTCGCCGGCCTCCAGCATCCGCGCGAGGTAGTGGAGGGCCGCGTCGACGTCGCCGCCCCGCATCGACTTGATGAAGGCACTGATCACGTCGTAGTGCTGGTCCCCGGACCGGTCGTAGCGCACTGCGGCTCGGTTGACGGCCCGCTCCAGCAGGTCGAGATCGAGCCGTGGCCGCGGGTTGACGAACGCCTCGGCGTCTGCCCCGGCATCGGCACCCGCTCCGGCCTTCCCACCCGGTCCGGACTCGCACTCATGGGCTTCGAGCAGCGCCTCGGCCCCGGCCTCCAGGGTGGTGAGGGCCCGGCGGGCGTCACCTCCGGCAAGGCGGACCACGTGCTCGCGGGCCTCGTCGGACACCGACAGCCGCCCGTCGTACCCACGCGGGTCGCGCAGCGCCCGGGTCAGCACCCCGCGGATGTCGTCGTCGGTCAGCGGCTCCAGCGTCAGCAGCAACGACCGGGACAGCAGGGGGCTGACCACGGAGAAGAAGGGGTTCTCGGTGGTGGCGGCGACCAGAGTGACCCAGCCGCGCTCGACCGAGGGCAGCAGCGCGTCCTGCTGCGTCCGGGTGAACCGGTGCACCTCGTCGATGAACAGCACCGTGCGCGCACCGGACGTTGACAGCGTCTCGCGAGCCTCGTCGATGACGGCGCGGACATCCTTCACGCCGGCGGTGACCGCGGACAACTCCCGAAAGCGTCGCCCGGTCGCCCTCGACACGATGTGCGCCAGCGTGGTCTTGCCGGTGCCGGGCGGTCCCCACAGCACGACCGAGGTGGTTGCGCCCCCCTCGACCAGCCGGCGCAGCGGGCTTCCCGGCCCGAGTAGATGCCGCTGGCCCACGACCTCGTCCAGGGTCCGTGGCCGCAGCCGGGCGGCGAGCGGAGCCGCGCGGTCCACCCCCGGACCGCCGCCACGCCGATCCCGGAGAGCGGCGAACCCCGAGGCGGAGCGGGACGCCGTCCCGGCCTCCGACGCGTCGGACGCCCCGGCACCAGCCCCGGCACCATCGGAGAGATCGGCGTCGAACAGGCTCACCCGTTCACCGTACGACCGTCGTACGACCGCTGGGAGGCACGATCAGCCCGGAGCACGGCAGACGGCGGCCTCCGACGGCGGCCTCCGACGGCGGCTCACCGAAGCAGGCATATTACATACAACGGTATAAGTGTCTTAAATTGGCCCTTAAGCCTACGCCCATTCCCCCGACCACACTCGGACCACCAGAGCTTCATTGCCGATGCACCGGAACGCGGCCAATGCGCCGGAACGCGCGGCGAACGGGTAGTGCACCGCGCGCCATCCGGAACAATCCCCCGAGAGACCACGCTTCGTTCACGTCGGACACCGGACCTCAATGGCGCGCGTATTATCATTCAGCTAGTCCGTTCAGCTGCTCGACTGAGCACATGTGCCGCCTTCGTGGTAATGCACGGTGTTCCGGACGGAACCGCGCCCGAAACCAGGCCGGGAACCGGGCCGGATTACGAAATCGCCCTGACCAGCCCAGATCGCAACGACGGGCTACCGCCCCTCACCCGGGGCGGGTGCCCGCAGAACCCACCCTCGCCACGGCACAGCCACACCACACCGTCAGAACCGACCAGCTCACCCGGAGACCGAAACCCTGCCCCGGAGAGGTGTCATCCGATGACCGTGCTACAGCCGCCCCGCGCCCTCGGAAACCGTGCCGCCGCATCACGCGGGCACCGCTTCGACAAGAACAGCGCGATACCCGAAGCTCCGATCGCATCAGCCGAGCCGACCGGGCATCCGGTTCGGCTGGCCCGCCCGGGGGAGACGGACGACCGCGAGTCGCGCCCCGCCCGGGACACCACCACGACAATCACCCGAACCGGCACCCCCGGCATCGGCGGCATCACCGCCACCGGCCCCGGCCACCCCCTGCCCACCCCCCTGCTAGCCACCAACCGCGTCGGCCAACACGTCCGCGTCCCCAAGACCGCCGAACTCGTCGCCGCCCACCTACGCCGCCAGATCGTCCGCGGCGAACTCCAAGAAGGCGACGCCCTACCCCCCGAAGCCGTCCTCATGGAACAGTTCGGCGTCTCCCGCCCCACCCTGCGCGAAGCCTTCCGCGTCCTCGAATCCGAAGCCCTCATCTCCGTCCGCCGCGGCGCCCACGGCGGCGCCCGCGTCCACACCCCCAACGGCGACGTCGCCGCCCGCTACACCGCCCTCGTCCTCGAACACCGCCACACCACCCTCGCCGACATCCACACCGCCCACACCCACCTCGAACCCACCGCCATCCGCCTCCTCGCCACCACCGCCACCGACCACACCCTGACCACCCTCACCGCCCACCTCACCGCCACCGACCACGCCCTGACCACCCCCACCCCCGACCCCACCGACATCCACACCCGCCACCTGCGCTTCCACACCCTGCTGCTCGACACCACCACCAACCACACCCTCACCATGATCACCAGCATGCTCCGGCACATCCTCGACGCCACCACCCCCGACACCCCCACCCCCATCCCCGACCTGCCAACCCTGCGCCACCAGCACACCACCCACCACCAGCTCCTCACCCACCTCACCCAGCACGACCCCGACGCCGCCGAAACCCTCTGGCGCCACCACCTCACCACCACCCCCCACACCCCCCACCAACCCACCACCCCCCTCGACCTCCTCGGCTGAGCAGGGGCGTAGCCGGCCGCCCGGGAGACCGATTCCGCGGCCGGTCACCATCGGCCCACGCCCGGTTCGCCCGTCGAGATCCGCTGTACGCTGCGCGGCATGGGATCTGGGCGGGTACGGGTTCGATTCGCGCCATCTCCCACCGGCATCTTCCATGTGGGTGGGGCGCGGTCGGCGCTGTTCAACTGGCTGGTCGCGCGGCGCGCCGGCGGCGACTTCGTGCTGCGCGTCGAGGACACCGACGCGTCCCGCAACCGGCCGGAGTGGACCGACGGCATCATCAGCGCGCTGGACTGGCTCGGCATCAGCCCCGGCGGGTACGAGGGTCCGGTGCTGCAGTCGTCGCGCGCCGACCGGCACCGGGCCGCGGCCGAACGGCTGCACGCCGAGGGTCTCGCCTACTACTGCGACTGCACCCGCGAGGCCCTGGCGGAACGCACCGGCAACGCGCAGCGCGGCTACGACGGATTCTGCCGGGACCGCGGGCTCGCCCCGGGTCCCGGCCGGGCGCTGCGCTTTCGCACGCCGGACGACGGCGTGACGATCGTCGAGGACCTCATCCGCGGCACGCCGGAGTTCCCGAACGAGACCATCGAGGACTTCGTGGTCGCGCGGGCCGACGGGTCGGCGGTGTTCCTGCTCGCCAACGTCGTTGACGACCTGGAGATGGGGATCACCCACGTCATCCGGGGTGAGGAACACCTGTCGAACACCCCTAAGCAGCAGCTGCTCTGGGCAGCGCTCGGCGCGGACGCGCCGCCGGTGTGGGCGCACGTCCCGGTGATCGTCAACGAGAAGCGCCAGAAGCTGTCGAAGCGGCGCGACAAGGTGGCGCTCGAGTCCTACCGGGACGAGGGATACCTGCCCGCCGCCATGAAGAACTACCTGATGCTGCTCGGTTGGGCCCCGCCCGGCGAGGACGAGATCGTGCCCTGGGAAACGATCGAGTCCACCTTCGACCTTGCCGACGTGAAGCCATCGCCGGCGTTCTTCGACGAGAAGAAGCTCAAGGCGTTCAACGGTGAGTACATCCGGCGGCTGAGCGTCGCGGAGTTCATCGAGGCGGTCCGGCCCTGGCTCTCGGCGCCGGCCGCGCCGTGGGAGCCGGCCGCGTTCGACGCGGACGCGTTCGCAGCCCTCGCCCCCTTGGCGCAGAGCCGGGTCTCCGTGCTGTCGGAGATCGTGCCGATGGTCGACTTCCTCTTCCTGCCGGAGGCACCGATCGACGACGCGGCCTGGGCCAAGGCGATGAAGGGGCCGGCGGCGGAACTGCTCGCCGACGTCCACGACCTCTACGACAAGATCGAGTGGGAAGCCGAGACGTTGAAGGCCGGACTCACCGAGGTGGGCGAGCGGCACGGTCTCAAGCTCGGCAAGGCGCAGGCACCGGTGCGGGTCGCCGTGACCGGGCGGAGCGTGGGACTGCCCCTGTTCGAGTCGCTGGAGGCGCTCGGCCGGGAGACCACCCTGCGGCGGCTTGCCGAAGCGCGGGAACGGCTCACCGGCGGCTGACCTCACGCCGGTCCACGACAGCCTCGCGCGCACGCCGGTCCACAACGGCTTCGCGCGGCGGGCAGGGCTGAGCCCGGGTCGCGGCTGGGACGGGCCGCGACCCGGGCTGGGGAGACCCACCAGAAGCCGGGGTTACCTCTGGTGGATGAGGCTGCTTCAGTTCGCCAGCCGGGCGACAAGGACCAGCACACCCCGCTGGGCCTAAGAGATCCTTAAAACGAGCTCAAGACAAGCTGTGATCTTGCCGTCACGAGATGCCTCTCGATAGTGATCATTCCGCGATGTCGGGATATTGCCGCCAAGCGGGAGTCCACCGAACTTAGGGCTCACCGTGACCCTGGGTGGCTGATCCTCGGGGCGTGCGCTGGCGCGGGCTCAGCCCGGACCAGTCGTCCGCCCAGGCCGCCAGCGGTTCCAGCACTCCCTGCAGGCGACGGCCGTGCGCGGTCAGCCGGTACTCGCCGACCTCGTCCACCTCGACGAGGCCGGCCTCGCGCAGCTCCCGCAGGCGTTGGGTCACCTGGGCCTGCGGCGCGTCGAGCCGCGCCACGAGCGCGCGGAACGGCAGGGCCGTCCCGCGCAGGTTCCAGTAGACGGCGAGGGCGAAACGCCGACCCAACAGGTCCACAAGACCGGCGAGGGCGGACGGTGCGCCGTCCGAAGTCTCGGGATGACCGGAGGCGTGCGGTCGTCCCGGCCCGTTCGGCCTCGCCTGCCTCATCGGCATGTCCCGCCGGGACCGCTCATCGGTGGTCTCCGGGGTCTCCGGGGTCTCCGGGGTCTCCGGCGCGAGGGTGCCTCGATCAGCGGGCACCGACCGAACCGACGCCGTTGGATCCGACACCGTTGGATCCGACACCGTTGGATCCGACACCGTTGGATCCGACACCGTTGGAGCTGTGCGAGCCGAGGGGAGCGAACAGCCTGGTCGCGGACTGCCCGGCATGGGCACCAAGCAGGTCCCGGGCCTTCTGGTAGACGGTGGCCGCCTGCGCGGAGACGAGTCCCGCCACGCTCTGGACCTCCGGGCGCTCCTGGAGGTCACGGACCTGCCGCATGATGGCGTCGTAGTGCTCCCGGCCGGCCCGGGCGCCGAGGACGTATCCGAGACCGAGGGCCAGGATGACGCTGGGCCTGATACGCATGTTGCCTCCCAGGAGACCGAGGGACGTGCAGGCGGATGGCCGCCGGCCGCTTGACGTTGTGCCGTCGGGTTGATTCCTACCCCACGTCCAAGACCGCCCGAACCTCAGGTAGGCTGACGACGTCAGATGCACGGCACCCGATCCCGCGTAGCTCAATTGGCAGAGCAGCCGGCTGTTAACCGGCAGGTTATAGGTTCGAGTCCTATCGCGGGAGCATGTTTGCCCAGGTCAGGGCCTATCTTAGCAAGATCTTAAAGATCTTGAAATAAAGATCACCCCAACTTTACCCCCATGATTCTTTTCCTGTCTGGGTCTGTCTGTATGACGTCATCCGTTTGATCACCAGACCCCCTCCGGGTGGCCACCTGTTCCTGTCGGGATGGCCTGGAGGGGTCGTATGGAAGCGCAGGTCGCGCGGTGCGCGGGCCTGGATGTGCACAAGGACGAGATCGTCGCCTGCGTGCGGATGGCCGAGGCGCCGGGTGGGCCGGTCCAGGTGCAGCTGCACACCTTCGGGGCGACGACCGTGGAGTTGCTGGCGCTGCGGGACTGGCTGACCGGTCTGGGGGTGACCCGGGTCGGGATGGAGTCGACGCCTGATTACTGGCGTGTACTGGCGACCGGTCTTCCACATTCTCGAGGACGCGATCGGTGAGTGCTGGCTGCTCAACGCCCGGCACATGCACAACGTCCCCGGCCGCAAGACGGACGCGGCCGACGCCGCGTGGATCGCCGAACTCGTCGAGTACGGGCTGGTCCGCCCGTCGTTCGTGCCGCCGCAACCGATCCGCCAGCTGCGGGATCTGACCCGCTACCGCAAGGCGCAGATCGAGGAGCGGACCCGCGAGGTCCAGCGCCTGGACAAGGTTCTGCAGGACGCGGGGATCAAGCTGTCGTCGGTGTCCTCGTCGATCCTGACGGTGTCCGGCCGGGCGATCCTCGAGGCGATGATCGCCGGTACCACCAACCCGGAGGTACTCTCCGAGCTCGCCCGCGGCCGGCTGCGCGCCAAGATCCCGGCGTTGCGGGAGGCGCTGAACGGGTTCTTCACCGGCCACCACGGTCTGATCATCGGGGAGATCCTCGCGAAGCTGGACTATCTCGATGAGGCGATCGACCGGCTCTCGACCGAGATCGACCGGGTGATCGCCCCTTTCGAGGCGAAGGTCGACCTGCTGGACACGATCCCCGGGGTTGACCGCCGCATGGCCGAATGCCTGCTCGCCGAGATCGGCCCGGACATGTCGGTCTTCCCGACCGCCGGCCACCTGGCTTCCTGGGCCGGGCGCTGCCCCGGCCAGCACGAGTCCGCCGGCAGGTCCAAGGGCGGCAAGACCCGCAAGGGCTCGAAGTAGCTACGCCTCAACCTGCACGAGGCCGCCCGCGCCGCCAGCCGCACCAAGAACAGCTACCTCAACGCCCAATATCACCGGATCAAAGCCCGCCGCGGCCCCGCCAAAGCCAGGGTCGCCGTCGAGCACTCGATCCTCGTCGCCGCCTTCCACATGCTCGACCGAGACGAGCCCTACCACGACCTCGGCGCCGACTACTTCACCCGACGCCGCGACCCCAACCGCCACGCCCAACGCCTGATCAGCCAGCTCGACGCCCTCGGCTACGACGCGGTCATCACCAGACGAACCGACCAGCCCACCGACACCAAGGCCGCGTGACCCGAGGCAGCGGACCACCACACCACCCGACCCAGCCCCGCCACGGCGCTGAGGCGGCACGCCCCATGTGGGTACGTCCCGATCAACGGTCACCCTGTTTTCCCTTTAGAGGCCCTGCTAGAACTAGCGGGCAGGGGTGCTAGACCCAGTAGCCGCTGGCAGGTGCACGCGGGCCACGGTGTCCCACCGGTAGGCGCGTTCCTCACGGCGCAGTTCGACCAGTGCCACGGTTCTGACCGCGACCCGGACGGATGGAAGCTCCCGGAGGTCTCTGACGGCCGCGATGATCGAATGGGCGTCGGTCGGGCTGTTGCAGTAGGCGATTCCGATGTGGGGTCGGAACCCGTGCGGCTTGGTCACGACCGCGGCGGGCCCGAGTACGGCCGTGGTCGCTTCGACGATCTTGCCCTGGATGGTGACCACCGGTGCCCAGGGCAGGACGCTGAAGCGGACGGCTCCGGAGGACCCAGCCAGCGGCCCCACAGCCAAGGAGAACGGCTCGACCTCGGTCAGCCGTACACACGTCTGCTCCACGGCTCTGTCGACGTCAGCCCGGCCGATCTGATCGGTGAACGCAAGACGTTGGAGCGTCAGATGCAGCCCGTCAGGCGGCACCGGGTCGAGGGCGGGCAGGCGTAGCCGCCGCTGGCACCGGTCGGCAAGGACGTGCAGCT
Coding sequences within:
- a CDS encoding DUF948 domain-containing protein gives rise to the protein MSGGAVAGLIASGAFAVLVLFGCYVLLKLGKIFDEAAARVRQTGLALDEGTARVRQAGATVDEVNLALSHVNKELDRVDAITANVQSITTNVSSLTSLFAATLGGPMVRVAAFSYGVRKAAAKRTRSEVESRVTAQMKAEKAARRPAGRGGPQPAGEKTPSVSTAAGAAGGRRGGR
- a CDS encoding replication-associated recombination protein A, whose product is MDRAAPLAARLRPRTLDEVVGQRHLLGPGSPLRRLVEGGATTSVVLWGPPGTGKTTLAHIVSRATGRRFRELSAVTAGVKDVRAVIDEARETLSTSGARTVLFIDEVHRFTRTQQDALLPSVERGWVTLVAATTENPFFSVVSPLLSRSLLLTLEPLTDDDIRGVLTRALRDPRGYDGRLSVSDEAREHVVRLAGGDARRALTTLEAGAEALLEAHECESGPGGKAGAGADAGADAEAFVNPRPRLDLDLLERAVNRAAVRYDRSGDQHYDVISAFIKSMRGGDVDAALHYLARMLEAGEDPRFVARRMIILASEDIGMADPGALGVAVAASQALEFVGLPEARLALAQAVIHLALAPKSNAVIRAIDAATSDVRAGRAGPVPAHLRDAHYRGARRVGHGAGYRYPHEAPGNVVRQQYPPDGLTSTDYYQPSGNGFERRAADRVHELRGVVRGDPPPSPGSSPPPSPPPSSPS
- a CDS encoding FadR/GntR family transcriptional regulator, coding for MTVLQPPRALGNRAAASRGHRFDKNSAIPEAPIASAEPTGHPVRLARPGETDDRESRPARDTTTTITRTGTPGIGGITATGPGHPLPTPLLATNRVGQHVRVPKTAELVAAHLRRQIVRGELQEGDALPPEAVLMEQFGVSRPTLREAFRVLESEALISVRRGAHGGARVHTPNGDVAARYTALVLEHRHTTLADIHTAHTHLEPTAIRLLATTATDHTLTTLTAHLTATDHALTTPTPDPTDIHTRHLRFHTLLLDTTTNHTLTMITSMLRHILDATTPDTPTPIPDLPTLRHQHTTHHQLLTHLTQHDPDAAETLWRHHLTTTPHTPHQPTTPLDLLG
- the gltX gene encoding glutamate--tRNA ligase, which gives rise to MGSGRVRVRFAPSPTGIFHVGGARSALFNWLVARRAGGDFVLRVEDTDASRNRPEWTDGIISALDWLGISPGGYEGPVLQSSRADRHRAAAERLHAEGLAYYCDCTREALAERTGNAQRGYDGFCRDRGLAPGPGRALRFRTPDDGVTIVEDLIRGTPEFPNETIEDFVVARADGSAVFLLANVVDDLEMGITHVIRGEEHLSNTPKQQLLWAALGADAPPVWAHVPVIVNEKRQKLSKRRDKVALESYRDEGYLPAAMKNYLMLLGWAPPGEDEIVPWETIESTFDLADVKPSPAFFDEKKLKAFNGEYIRRLSVAEFIEAVRPWLSAPAAPWEPAAFDADAFAALAPLAQSRVSVLSEIVPMVDFLFLPEAPIDDAAWAKAMKGPAAELLADVHDLYDKIEWEAETLKAGLTEVGERHGLKLGKAQAPVRVAVTGRSVGLPLFESLEALGRETTLRRLAEARERLTGG
- a CDS encoding winged helix-turn-helix transcriptional regulator, whose amino-acid sequence is MPADRGTLAPETPETPETPETTDERSRRDMPMRQARPNGPGRPHASGHPETSDGAPSALAGLVDLLGRRFALAVYWNLRGTALPFRALVARLDAPQAQVTQRLRELREAGLVEVDEVGEYRLTAHGRRLQGVLEPLAAWADDWSGLSPRQRTPRGSATQGHGEP
- a CDS encoding 2'-5' RNA ligase family protein, producing the protein MTTARTADPVADDWHRFAGLDRLENHWDRPGWTPGRRSYHWMLTFEDATELHVLADRCQRRLRLPALDPVPPDGLHLTLQRLAFTDQIGRADVDRAVEQTCVRLTEVEPFSLAVGPLAGSSGAVRFSVLPWAPVVTIQGKIVEATTAVLGPAAVVTKPHGFRPHIGIAYCNSPTDAHSIIAAVRDLRELPSVRVAVRTVALVELRREERAYRWDTVARVHLPAATGSSTPAR